The genomic window TCAAGGGCAAAAGAGGGAACAAAGAGGATATAGAAAAACGCATTTATGAGATAACTCAAACACGGGAATCCACCCAGCCTGTAAAAAGTCGTACCGGCGGTAGCACCTTCAAAAACCCTGAAGGAAAGAAGGCATGGCAGCTAATTGACGAGGCAGGGTGTAGGGGATTAAAGGTAGGAAATGCACAGGTTTCGGAAAAACACTGTAATTTTTTTATTAATACCGGAAATGCAACGGCAGAAGATATAGAAACATTAGGAGAGGAAGTCCGCAAAAGAGTTAAGGAAAATAGCGGTATCGACCTGCAATGGGAAATTAAAATTATAGGAAATAAGAAGTAATGACTAAAAAGCATGTAGCATTATTGGTTGGCGGATTATCGTCAGAAAGGGAAGTTTCCCTAATGTCCGGCAAGGGTGTTGAAATATCTTTAAAAGAACTCGGCTACAAAGTTACCGTTATTGATGTAGGCAGGGATATTGCAAAAAAACTTGAGCAGGCGGCTCCCGATGTTGCATTTATTGCTTTACACGGCACATACGGAGAAGACGGTTGCATACAGGGTTTGCTTGAATTGACCGGAATACCTTATACCCACTCAGGCGTTATGGCGTCTGCTATAGCTATGAACAAGCTTTTTACCAAGCATATAGGTAGGGATATCGGCATTACATTCCCTAAACATCAGATTTGCACGCCGGAGGAAATAACCGGCGGCAAAATTCAAATTCCAAGACCTTTTGTAATAAAACCAGTAAGTGAGGGTTCTAGCATCTGCACTTATATTGTAAAAGAAGGTGACAAGCTTCCCGAATATGAAGATATAAAACAATATAAACGGTTCCTTGTAGAGCAATATATAAAGGGGCGTGAACTAACCGTAGCCGTTGCAGATTTCGGTTCTTTAGGAGTTCTTGAACTAAAACCCAAGAAAGGTTTTTATGACTACAAGAATAAATATAGCTCAGGCACTACCGATTACCGTATGCCTGCCGATATCGACAAAAACATATATGATGAGGCTATGGAATCGTCATATAAATTACATCAGGCACTTGAGTGCAGAGGCATTACAAGAACCGACCTGATACTTTCGGATAACGGCAACCTGTATTTTCTTGAGATTAATACTCATCCGGGTTTAACGGAATTTTCATTAGTTCCTAAAATTGCAAAACATGCAGGAATGAGTTATGCTCAACTGGTAGAATATCTGGTAGAGAATGCCTCATGCAAGAAGTAGCCAAGAAAAAGAAAAAAACAACAAAGACCAGAAAACGACAGTCACGTCTGTTGCGTCTTTCTTTGTTTTTATGGAAATTGATAAAAATTCCCCAGCTTTCTTTCAGTATAGCCGTATTTATATTTTGTACATGGTTTTATTATTCGGGGCATTATGATTTTGTCAGGCAAAAAGCAATAGATGCAAACGGTTACGTATCGGTAAAATCAGGTCTTGTTTTGAAGGACATATTACTCGAAGGACAGGAATATACACCTAAAGAGGATATCATCGATATCATGACCAAAGCCACTATAGATGATAGCGAACACCTAACTATAGGCGACCCTATTTTAAATATCGACCTAAAACGCATTAGGCGGAAGCTTGAAAATCTTACATGGGTAAAACATGCCTCGGTTGAGCGTCTTTATCCGTCTACTTTAAGCGTAAGTATTATCGAAAGACAGCCAATCGCCCTTTGGCAGCATGACGGTATCGTTCAGTTAATCGATAGTGACGGGAAAGTTATAAATACGCAGGAACTGGAGAAGTTTTCGGATTTAATAATATTGGTAGGAGACGAATCACCTTCGCACATACAGTCATTATTTAATCTGCTTAACAGCCAGCCTGACCTTGCAAAAAGGGTGTCATCGGTAATAAGGGTAGGCAAACGCAGATGGAACGTGAGGTTTATGAACGATGTTGAGGTCAAATTACCTGAAGAAAACGCAAGCAAGGCATGGGCTCACCTTGCACAGTTGCAGCAGGATACGTCTATATTGGATACGGACATCTCAAACATTGACCTACGAATCAAAGACGAGAACAAGATTTTTGTTAAGTAAGTGAAATTAAGGCATTGCTAACTAATATAGTTTTACGTGTTAACTATTTAAGTTAGCACTGCCAAATATTATTTAAACCTATTATTATCTTCTATAATTGAATTTATAAAAAATCACATATATATTATATGAGACTCTAATATCTTGATACATTATGTCTAAATTCAACAGTAACATTATAGCCGTACTAGACATCGGAAGTGCTAAGGTTGCATGCTTTATTGCACGCTTGTCCGGTGACGGGGAACTTAACGTTATCGGCATAGGTCATCAGGTTGCAGAAGGCATAAAATCAGGGGTTATCGTAGATATAAAACAGGCGGAAAATTCTATCCGCTCTGCGGTGGGTGCTGCCGAGGAAATGGCAAAGCTGAATATTGACAGGGTCATAGTTAACGTATCCGGCAACAAGCTGCGGTCGGTGAAAACAAAAATCGACCTGAAAATAAAGGGTAGTGAAATATCCGAACGTGACATCAGTAGAATAATATCCGAAGGTGCTGAAAAATTCAGCACAGATGAGGAGGTAATCCACTGCATACCGGTTGATTATGAGATTGACGGTACGGCAGGCATAAAGAACCCTATAGGCATGTATGCTAATAACCTTGTCGCTAACTTAAATATTGTTACGGTAGCATCATCTAACATTATGAACTTAAATAGCTGCCTTGCCTTATGCCATTTAAATATTGAAGGATATATAGCCTCCCCTTATGCATCTGCCGTGTCCTGCCTGACCGAAGATGAGAAGGAACTCGGGGTTACCCTTATAGATTTTGGTGCCGGCTGCACCTCAATATGCGTGTTCAAGGGCGGCAAGATGATATATCTTGATACCATTGCAGTAGGAGGCAGGCACATAACAAACGATATTGCCATAGGTCTATCTACTACGATTGAGATTGCCGAGAGGGTAAAAACCCTGCACGGAAATGTGTTTAAAGCGGAAAAGGACGAACAGGAAATAATTGACTTGATACCGTCAGGAGTCAATGAAAGTTCCGATATATCACAGGTACAAAAATCAGAACTTATAGCAATTATCAAACCAAGGGCTGAAGAAATACTTGAACTTGTATATAACTCCATCAAAAAGTTCGGTTTCCATAACACGGGCGGCAAGATAGTTATTACAGGCGGTGCAAGCCAGATACGAGGTATGGATGATTTTGTCGAGCAGCATTTATCAAGGGCGGTAAGGGTAGGAACTCCTGAATTTATTGAAGGCATGGCAGAAAGTACACGAGGCTGTTCTTTTGCGACATCTGTAGGAATGCTTAACCTGACAAAAAGGCAAAGAAACAATAAAACTTTTAATCTTAGTAACATAGGAAATAAAGGTTTTGTTGGAAAAGTATTTTTCTGGCTTAGGAATAATTTTTAAGTATGTGGAAACGAAGACCAAGTTTTATCAAACGCCTATTTAACAGGTTACAGCCTGCGTTGCCTTTTTTTGAATGCGTAAAAATGGGTATAAAAGCCCTTATAACAATTACTATTCTTGGTGCTATCGGACATTTTTCGGGACACCCGCTTGTTATAGCACCTTTTGCGGCAAGCTGCATATCTATTTATACGGCTCCAAGGGAAGAGTTTGCCCAACCTATGAACGTAATGGGCGGTTATTTTATAGCGTGTACAATAGGTATATTAGCTTTGGAATTTTTGCCGGATACATGGTGGGTACTGGGGCTAATGCTATCTATTACCATAACATTAATGGCATATTTTAGGGTTACTCACCCTCCGGCTTCAGCAATACCGTTTATCATGTTTATATATCACCACAATGATGATGTTGTTATGAAAGTAATGATACCTGCACTTTTGGGAAGTTTTTGCATGATTGTTATAGCTATTATACTGCATAATTTACCTTTTGCTAAACGTGAGTATCCTAAAAAATGACTTTTATAAACCCCTGCATAAATGCGTCATCGCTTTCATAATCCCTTCGTTTTACCCACAGATTTTCTATCGGATTAGATCCGGAGAATACCCGGCATGATCGGGTTTGTAATCTGGTCCTCATGTTCATTTAGAATCCGATATTAGATACCTACTAACAGGGTTTATCAACAAGTTAACTTTAAGCGACTATTGATAATATTTAGATTTTAAGGCTGATTTTTATATTCTCAATTAATAATTGTATTAGCAAAAATTTTCCAATATCATTGATGCCACTCTTTTAGTATCGTCAAGAGGCTCATATTTCCATTTTTCCCATTTTCCGGTCAACGGTCTTGCACAGCCTTTTTCGTAGAGATTTTGATGGAACCTACGGTGCTTATCGGGAGTAAGGCTTTCGGGTGCGTATATAAACACCGGCTTGCCTGATGAACATGCCTCCGAACACATAGAAATAGAATCACCGCTTGCGATAATTGCGTCTGAAATTGCCAGATAACCGAAATACGGATTTTCGTTAGTGCTGTAATAATCGTGATAATGGAACTTTACCTTTATTTCTTTTTTCAAGACTTGTACGGCATCTTCGCTTGTTCTACGGCTATTAGTTACTAACAATGAGCCTTTTTTATCCTGAAAGAAAAGATTTACTTTATTGGCAAGCTCTTGTGCATGTGCGGCTGTGAATTTGCCTTTTTTAGTATCACCGCCCACCAAAAGTGCAACAAACGGGTCTTGCATATAGGAAAAAGCTTCTTCCCATTTTTGCTTCTTTTTACTTAACACGTCTTTGTTGATGCGGTTTGGTGAGCCTACGGTAGTTACGATACGCCCGCCTGCGGCTATACCGTCATGCTGCGGTACGAATATCATATCGAAATGCCTGTAAGGAAAGCCCGGCCACATAATCTGTATGGCTTTGGTTTTACCTTGCGATACTTTTTTTATGTACCTTGCCACCGGTGCGGTTTTCCTCCCTGCACCAATTACAATGTCCGGCCATGGCGATTTTAACTCCGAACTTTCTTCAACGTCCACACCACGCAGACTTGAACCACGCAATATGTTCGGCCATTTTCCCATTTCATCATACACAACGTCTTTCACTTCAAAAGGCAGCCCCATTGCCTCTGCAACACCCAGAACCTGATTTACATTTCCGGCTCTGTCATCGGCTAACACCCAGATTACCGGTTTCTTTTCGGTCATATAATCTTACCTATCTTATAACAAATCAAAAATACCAGAACGCAAACGCCGTATAAGTTAACCATACGATTATAGCTAAGGGAAGCCCCGCCCTTATAAAGTCTGAAAACTTATGATGCCCAGGTCCCATCACCAATAAGTTGGTCTGGTATCCTATAGGCGTTATGAACGAACAGTTACAAGCAAATATAACTGCATATACGAACATCTCTATAGGAACATTTAACCTTACGGCAACTTCTACCGCAATAGGGGTGAACAAAACAGCACTGGCATTATTGCTCAATACGTTTGTCACCGCAACCATCATTAGAAAAAGTGCCGACATTATAACAAGTGGACTTGCCCCCGACATTAGCGAAACAACGTTTGTCGCAAGATATGATGCACCTCCGGTAGCCTGCAATGCAGTCCCCATAGCAAGTGATGCGGCTACTATCAGTAATATCTGGCTATCCACCGCCCTTCTTGCCTGACGCAGATTTATACAGCCGGTCAGTATAACGGCAGCGGAGCCTGCAAAAGCGGATATTGCGATAGGTACGATATCAAATGCGGCAAGCCCTACGACTAAACCTAAGATAAGTGCCGCCGACTTAGCCTTGCTTCCAGAATGTATTTCTTCGGCAGACCACTCAAGCAGGAGCATATCCTTGCTTTCCCTCAAGCCCATTATATCATTACGTTTACCCATGATAAGCAGCACGTCACCGGCTGCAAGTCGTATCTCGGAAACCCTAGCCCTTATTATCCTTGATTCCCGTTGAATACCAAGCACAACGCAGTTATAATGGTGGTGGAATCCAATCTGCTCCAGATTTCGCCCTATCATTTTAGAGGTAGGTGTAACAACAACTTCCGCAAGGCTTACATCTGACTGTATCGAGGTATCCGAATCGGTATCATCAGCCACTTCTGACGCTCCGGGGTTATTTTGCAATAAACTGCTCGGCTGTTTTGAAAGAAGCTCGGTCAACTCTTTTCTGGTGGCGGAAACCACAAGTATATCCCTTGAACGGATAGTCATATTCTCATCATAAGGAGGCAAAAAGGCATGTTCGCCCCTTTGTACCATACGCACATTTATATCTTTATATTCGGGAAACTTACCCTCTTCCAGCTTTTTACCTACAAAATCAGAATTCCTGTCCACCTCTATCTGTGCGATAAACTGCCTTTCATCATCTCCTACAAGGGATTTTGCGAAAGATGCCCTGTCAGGCAGCAACCTTGGTGCGATGAACAGCACATAAAGCAAGCCGACAAGTGCCATAATTGCCCCCGGCACTGTAAAATCAAAGAATGTCAGGGCTTTATACCCCATCTCCTCAAGCGTGCCTGAAACCAAAAGGTTGGTACTGCTTCCTATCAGCGTCATCATACCGCCTAAAATAGCCGCATATGAAAGAGGTATCATAACCTTACTTACCGACATATTAAGGCTTTTTGACAGAACCGCCAGTATCGGTATGAATATTACCACAACAGGCGTATTATTCAGTATTGCACTGACAAGCATTACAACTACAAGCGAAAGCGATATAGCGACAATCGCACTATTTCCGGATATTTTTGTAATTATATGGGCTATTTCGTTCAACGCCCCGGTCTGCACGACAGCCTGCCCCACCACCAGCAGTCCTATAACCGCTATGAGTGCCTGATTTGAAAATCCTGCTACTATCTTTCCGGTATCAATAAGATCTTTTCCTTCAACATCTTTTAACGGAAAGAAATGGAAGAATAAAAGCAGTAACGAAAAAACAACTATAGATGTTAATTCAAGAGGAATCTTATCAATAGCGTATGCGACCATTGTCACCGCTATCAAAATCAGAACGAACCACATATGATACGCATCATATTGCGTAATATCAAAAATACTGAACATTTCTTTTAGTTTTCACTCAAATAAAACTTATCAACAAAGTCAGGACAATATATCAGAAGAAACAATTTTACAAGAACTACCGCCTAAATACATCATTTTTACAACACAAATATTGTATTGTAAAAACAACAAAACTTATGTTATAAGCTTGCACAGCCTTCTAATTGAGCAAAAATAAAAGCCACATGCAAACTATACGTTCGCTCTTAGCGACTTCAAGAAAAAAACTTAAAAACGCACAGATACCGTCTTATTCATTAGATGCCTATCTGCTAATGTCGCATGTCCTTAAAATATCAAAAGAGGAAATTTTTTGCTATCCCATGCGTATATTATCCCAAAACGAGGAGCGACATTTTAACGAACTGGTGCAAAGGCGTGCTGCACGAGAGCCTATTTCCCACATACTGGGCATACGTGAATTTTGGGGAAAAGAGTTTATAGTTAACAAGAAAACGCTAGACCCCCGCCCCGATTCGGAAAGCCTGATAGAACAGGTACTGGAACTATATGATAATAATCCGCCCGCCAAGATACTTGATCTTGGAACCGGAACAGGTTGCCTTTTATTGACTTTACTATCCGAGTTTACCGACTCCGAGGGTGTCGGAGCGGATATAAGTGAGGCTGCAATTTCGGTTGCAAAAGAAAATTCATTGAAATTAGGTCTTGCCAAACGTAGTAGTTTTGTAGTAAGTAATTGGGGTAAGAGTATTAAGGGTAATTATGACCTTATAATAAGCAATCCTCCATATATAAAATATTCGGATATTGAAGGTCTGGAACCTGAAGTTTCCAAGTACGAGCCGATACAAGCATTAGACGGCGGTAAGACCGGACTTGAATGTTATATTGAATTAGCTCCACAGATTTTTAATTTATTATGCGAAGGCGGATTTGCAGTATTTGAGCATGGCATCGGTCAGGAAACCGAGATAAGGGAGATTCTGGAAAATAATAATCTTAGTTTTGTTAATTACAAACAGGATTTAGCCGGTATTAACAGATGTATTACCGTACGCAGGCAAAAACTACATTAATTCAAGAATACCCGAAAAAAATTACCGGATTTAGGTACTATGAAAAACAATTATGTTAAAAATAATCAGGATTTTATATGGCAATTATGAGAAACCGTTCGCCACGCAATAGCAATGGCAAAAACAGAAGTGGAAGTGGAAGGCAAAACGGGGGTAAGCGTAATAACCATTCTAACAATTCTGCAAATCTTACCTCTGTAAAAACAAACTATGAAAAATATACGGAAAAGGCAAAGGAAGCAAGGTCTTCAGGTGACAGGGTTTCAGCAGAAAATTATTTACAATACGCCGATCATTACAAAAGGATTCTTATAGAGGCCGAAGAAAGAAAGGAATCTGTTCAGGCAGCAGAATACGAAAATATCCAAACAGAAGAAAAAAGAGCAGAAATTAATAGCCAACAACTTGAAAATCCAGACAATTCAACCGATATTATAGCTGAGAGAAAAAACAATACTTCTCAGAAAGAATTAAAAGAAGGCAACGCAAGTTAAGTTTTGTGCTTGCAAAAAGTGATTTTCCTCGTTAAAAAGCTTTCTTCAGGATTTTTTATCTTGTTTTTATATTACGGACAGGTGGCCGAGTGGCTGAAGGCGCCTCCCTGCTAAGGAGGTATACGGGTAACTGTATCGAGGGTTCGAATCCCTCTCTGTCCGCCATTATCTTATTAGATAACCGCTCTCTGCTACGAATTTTTGATTCCTTGTAGGGCTGTAAAGCCCAGTGTGAGCAAGGGTTTTCGGACTTTCCTTTTCATTTCACCCTCTCTTTTTCAAAACTATATTTGATAAAAAAAACACCATTTTAGCCAATTTCCTCTCTCTTTCTCTGTTTCAGGGTATCTTTTGGATTTTCGGTGACCCTATATTTTACAAGGGTTATAGCGTTTTGGTTCGAAAGTGGTAAAGCGGTCGGGTGAGTGTAACTGACAAAATATTATGAAGTAACATTTATATCATAGGAGCGTCATGTACATTCTGTGTTAGAAAATACACTTTGTAGTATTTATTTTTTAAATCGGATTTGCAACGATTCTTCTAACTCTTCTTCCTCTTCGTATTCTTCAAGGTCTTGGGTTACGGTAATTATCGTAAGTGTTTTACCATAATTGCCTAATCCGATTACGTCTTCTTGTATTTCCAAATCATACTCCCCACACCAATCGGAAAGAATGCCTGAATTACTATTTTCTTCAGTAGTACAATTGCCTATGTATTTAGCATTAAATGTCTTTGTTAAGGCGCTTGTCGGAATACTATTACCTTTTCTAATCCACTCTATATCAGGGAATTGTTTTAATGTTTCTGACATAAAGGCATAATCTATATTATTGCCTTCTGAAACAATAATTGCACATGCTTCTTCTGCAAATTCTGTATAGCGAATTGCTGTGGCTAGAATGGAAGTCCTACAAAGACTAGCTAACTTTTTTATTGCTGTTAACCCCTCTCCATTTTTACGTATAGCTCTTTGAAAAAGCTCACTGGGCATTAGTAATGCTGAGGCAAAATTATCTGCTTCTATTTCATACGGATCTTGTGACGTAAAACCTGACTCAGATATATGCATACCATCCCCATTTGGTAGAACTCGTTCAATATGTCCATCTAATATATAATGCCCTATTTCATGGGCTATGCTGAACCTTTGAAAACCATCATTTTCAATATGAGTGGCATACATAATGCCAAAATCATTCCCTTGTTTTAGTAACATGCCAGAAACACCAGAGGCATTTTTAGGTTTCGCTTGAACTAAAATATCAAGTTTTTTTGCTATACCATCTAAATCTACAGGAAGTTCATAAAAATTGTTTTCTTTTAGAAAATGTTCAGCCTTGCGTTGTACCATAACACATCGATCTTTTTTATTTATCATCATTTTTATTATTTCTCTCCCCTAACATTTGTAAGAAATTTTCAGCCAATTCCATATCTTCACTACTAAAATTCTCTACATGACGAGCTAATTTAGCTGCTACTTCACCATGTGCAAATGGGTCATCGCTACGCCCTAAAAGATAGTCTATTGTGACATCTAACCCATTAGCTAGTTTCCGTAAATTATCGAATGATGCTTTTCTTGATCCAGTCTCAAAATGTGAAATAGCTGATGGTTGCAACCCTGTTTTTTTTGCAAGAGCACCTTGACTTAATCCTCTTAATTCTTCACGAGCCGTTTTGAGTCGTTCGGCAAAAACATTGGACTCTTTATTCATGTGGACGACTCCGTAATATAATATTTGACAATATCGTATATATCATGCTATATACGATAGCGTAATATTTTATATTACATATTTTTGCAACTGACAATAAGGATTTTTATTATTATGGCCAATAAACGAAAATGTGAGGTTACCGGAAAGAAAGCAGGGACAGCAGCATCTAGGGTATTACGTAATCCCAAATCAAGTAAAACTGCAAAAACGGCAGCAGCGTCAGCTTTAACACAACGTCCAAATAGAAAGAAAAAATGAAATTTTAAACACTATTCAACAAAAATATTATTTAATACAAGGTGGATAAAACTTTATGTCCGGGGACATATATTTAAACAATGTTATCAAAAAGTATGCCGTAAATATTTCTAATGCGCAAAATGCAGGGCAATTAATGTATCCCATTTTACAGCGTTGGGGCAATGGTTATATGGTAAAAGCAGAGTTTTCCGGATCTTTATCCAAAGGAACCGCAATTTCAATTGGTACTGATGCTGATATTTTTCTTTCGATGTCATCCAGCACTCCAGGAACATTGGCAGATCTTTATAACACTCTTCACAATGCTATATCTCAGGCAGGGTATGAAACAAGACGACAGAACGTCTCAATTGGAACAACTGTGAATGGATACAAAGTAGATTTGGTTCCAGCCCGCCGTCAATCTCAATATGGTAATGACCATAGTCTATATCTACGTAAAGCTGCTAGTTATACGAAAACCAACATTAACACCCATATAACATACGTTGCTAACAGTAATAGGTTATCAGAGATAAAATTAGCAAAAATATGGTGTCAACTGCATCAGTTAGACTTCCCTTCTTTTTATCTTGAGATGTCCGTTATTGATTCACTGAAATATGCAAGGAGCGGTAATATTTCTACAAATTTTTTGACTGTACTAGAGTTTATTAGTAATAATTTAACAGCAACCCAATATGTGGATCCAGCAAATACTAACAATATCATCTCAAATGATTTAACTTATTCAGAAAAATTAACTATTGCAAACAAAGCTAAATTATCAAGAAGTCAGAAAAACTGGGGGAGCATCGTTTGGTAAAATGAATAAGGCAAAAATCACTTCTAACACCGATGGAAAATCATTTCTTTGTTCCGCATTTTCTGCAGAACAAGAACTTCTTAAGGTGAAACTAAATTTTTCTTCCGTGTCCATTACACATGATGGAGTGATGGGTGATGTAAATGAACAGCATTTCATAGAGGTGTTGAGGAAATACCTTCCAAATCGTTATGCAATAGATAGTGCAGTTGTAATAGACTCAAATGGATACTCTAGTGATCAAATTGATATAGTGATTTTTGATAAGCAGTATACTCCGACTTTATTTGATCAACATAATCATCGGTTTGTACCAGCGGAAGCTGTTTATGGCATATTTGAAGTAAAACCAACGGTTAACAAAGAGTATCTTGAGTATGCAGCAGAAAAAGCAGAATCAGTTCGTATTCTAGAAAGGACTAGCGTTGCAATTACGCATGCAGCAGGAGAATCTCCACCAAGAGAATTATTCCCAATTCTTTCAGGGATAATTGCAGTTAATGTAGAGTGGACAAAAGGGTTCAATAGCAACGCATTTATAGATAATCATAGCTTATTAAATGGCAACAAGTTAATTAATTGTGGCTTAGCGGTGTCTGGTGGGTGTTTTGATGATTTTGGAGAAAAATTAGAAATATGTCCTACAAATAATTCTTTGGGGTATTTTATGTTCCGACTTCTTCAAAAACTACAGGGACTTGGCACTGTTCCTGCGGTAGATTGGAATAAATATGCACTTGTTATGAAGGCTTAATGTTTTCACAAGTGATTTTCTTAGGAAGAATTAAATCCAAACATTTCCTTTTGCTCCTGCCATAAATCAGGAATAGGTTTATCCATAAAATCCTGGAGCTTTAGATTGCGAGGCTGCTTGCCTTCTAGAATGGAAACAATTATATAAGGCGATAGATAATTTAGGCGTGTTATTTTTCTAAAGTATGACAAGCCTACTTTTTCTCTTGCGGCCAGTTCTGTTATTGTTAAGTTGTTATCCATCTTGAGCGTCTGCTGCCATTTATATGCCTTGGCAATGGCATTGATGAGCTTTTGATCGTAATTGTAAGAATCATTTTTGCGCACACCATTTGGCAAGATCACCATGGCAGCACCACCACGTTTTTTGATTTTCATTGGTATAAATATGCTTACAGTTTTATCATCAATCTTTTTATATATTGTGCTCATTATGCCGCCTCCAGTTCTTGTTTAAGTAAATTGATTCCATCTGAATGTATGGTGATATCGATGCCTTTTGGTGTTATTATTACGCCTCTGATAAGTAAGTGTATGATGCGCGATTGCTCCGATGGAAATAGCTCACCCCAGACTTTATCTATATTTTGCAGGCCAGATATCACCTGAGTATCTGGCAATTCACCTGAGGTGGCAGCAAGAGTGCGCGCTGTAATTTCAGGAGATGATAGTAATTGTAATACCTGATCTATAACAACCTGCTCGGCTTCTGATGCTGATATTGTTCCAACAGGGCATTTCTCATTTACGCCGCGCTGTTTTGCCGAGCAGACATAATAGCGATAACGTTTGCCTTTTTTATTGGTATAGGTTGGAGTCATAACGGTTCCACAGAATCCACAAGAAAATATGCCCTTGAGCAGTGGTGGTTTGCTAATTCGTGAGGTTGGCTTTGTGACTTTGTCGTTTTTCCGCTTAAATATGGACTGCGCTTT from Pseudomonadota bacterium includes these protein-coding regions:
- a CDS encoding HPP family protein codes for the protein MWKRRPSFIKRLFNRLQPALPFFECVKMGIKALITITILGAIGHFSGHPLVIAPFAASCISIYTAPREEFAQPMNVMGGYFIACTIGILALEFLPDTWWVLGLMLSITITLMAYFRVTHPPASAIPFIMFIYHHNDDVVMKVMIPALLGSFCMIVIAIILHNLPFAKREYPKK
- a CDS encoding SLC13 family permease, whose amino-acid sequence is MFSIFDITQYDAYHMWFVLILIAVTMVAYAIDKIPLELTSIVVFSLLLLFFHFFPLKDVEGKDLIDTGKIVAGFSNQALIAVIGLLVVGQAVVQTGALNEIAHIITKISGNSAIVAISLSLVVVMLVSAILNNTPVVVIFIPILAVLSKSLNMSVSKVMIPLSYAAILGGMMTLIGSSTNLLVSGTLEEMGYKALTFFDFTVPGAIMALVGLLYVLFIAPRLLPDRASFAKSLVGDDERQFIAQIEVDRNSDFVGKKLEEGKFPEYKDINVRMVQRGEHAFLPPYDENMTIRSRDILVVSATRKELTELLSKQPSSLLQNNPGASEVADDTDSDTSIQSDVSLAEVVVTPTSKMIGRNLEQIGFHHHYNCVVLGIQRESRIIRARVSEIRLAAGDVLLIMGKRNDIMGLRESKDMLLLEWSAEEIHSGSKAKSAALILGLVVGLAAFDIVPIAISAFAGSAAVILTGCINLRQARRAVDSQILLIVAASLAMGTALQATGGASYLATNVVSLMSGASPLVIMSALFLMMVAVTNVLSNNASAVLFTPIAVEVAVRLNVPIEMFVYAVIFACNCSFITPIGYQTNLLVMGPGHHKFSDFIRAGLPLAIIVWLTYTAFAFWYF
- the prmC gene encoding peptide chain release factor N(5)-glutamine methyltransferase, with translation MQTIRSLLATSRKKLKNAQIPSYSLDAYLLMSHVLKISKEEIFCYPMRILSQNEERHFNELVQRRAAREPISHILGIREFWGKEFIVNKKTLDPRPDSESLIEQVLELYDNNPPAKILDLGTGTGCLLLTLLSEFTDSEGVGADISEAAISVAKENSLKLGLAKRSSFVVSNWGKSIKGNYDLIISNPPYIKYSDIEGLEPEVSKYEPIQALDGGKTGLECYIELAPQIFNLLCEGGFAVFEHGIGQETEIREILENNNLSFVNYKQDLAGINRCITVRRQKLH
- the ftsA gene encoding cell division protein FtsA, translated to MSKFNSNIIAVLDIGSAKVACFIARLSGDGELNVIGIGHQVAEGIKSGVIVDIKQAENSIRSAVGAAEEMAKLNIDRVIVNVSGNKLRSVKTKIDLKIKGSEISERDISRIISEGAEKFSTDEEVIHCIPVDYEIDGTAGIKNPIGMYANNLVANLNIVTVASSNIMNLNSCLALCHLNIEGYIASPYASAVSCLTEDEKELGVTLIDFGAGCTSICVFKGGKMIYLDTIAVGGRHITNDIAIGLSTTIEIAERVKTLHGNVFKAEKDEQEIIDLIPSGVNESSDISQVQKSELIAIIKPRAEEILELVYNSIKKFGFHNTGGKIVITGGASQIRGMDDFVEQHLSRAVRVGTPEFIEGMAESTRGCSFATSVGMLNLTKRQRNNKTFNLSNIGNKGFVGKVFFWLRNNF
- a CDS encoding cell division protein FtsQ/DivIB, whose amino-acid sequence is MQEVAKKKKKTTKTRKRQSRLLRLSLFLWKLIKIPQLSFSIAVFIFCTWFYYSGHYDFVRQKAIDANGYVSVKSGLVLKDILLEGQEYTPKEDIIDIMTKATIDDSEHLTIGDPILNIDLKRIRRKLENLTWVKHASVERLYPSTLSVSIIERQPIALWQHDGIVQLIDSDGKVINTQELEKFSDLIILVGDESPSHIQSLFNLLNSQPDLAKRVSSVIRVGKRRWNVRFMNDVEVKLPEENASKAWAHLAQLQQDTSILDTDISNIDLRIKDENKIFVK
- a CDS encoding D-alanine--D-alanine ligase, with translation MTKKHVALLVGGLSSEREVSLMSGKGVEISLKELGYKVTVIDVGRDIAKKLEQAAPDVAFIALHGTYGEDGCIQGLLELTGIPYTHSGVMASAIAMNKLFTKHIGRDIGITFPKHQICTPEEITGGKIQIPRPFVIKPVSEGSSICTYIVKEGDKLPEYEDIKQYKRFLVEQYIKGRELTVAVADFGSLGVLELKPKKGFYDYKNKYSSGTTDYRMPADIDKNIYDEAMESSYKLHQALECRGITRTDLILSDNGNLYFLEINTHPGLTEFSLVPKIAKHAGMSYAQLVEYLVENASCKK
- a CDS encoding mitochondrial fission ELM1 family protein; protein product: MTEKKPVIWVLADDRAGNVNQVLGVAEAMGLPFEVKDVVYDEMGKWPNILRGSSLRGVDVEESSELKSPWPDIVIGAGRKTAPVARYIKKVSQGKTKAIQIMWPGFPYRHFDMIFVPQHDGIAAGGRIVTTVGSPNRINKDVLSKKKQKWEEAFSYMQDPFVALLVGGDTKKGKFTAAHAQELANKVNLFFQDKKGSLLVTNSRRTSEDAVQVLKKEIKVKFHYHDYYSTNENPYFGYLAISDAIIASGDSISMCSEACSSGKPVFIYAPESLTPDKHRRFHQNLYEKGCARPLTGKWEKWKYEPLDDTKRVASMILENFC